In one window of Episyrphus balteatus chromosome 3, idEpiBalt1.1, whole genome shotgun sequence DNA:
- the LOC129913740 gene encoding defense protein l(2)34Fc → MFYLIVVVAALVAPVWSNSAGAPVAVCKNGLVPEHGVGAQSSSPPYSLSGGSSVKAGQQIDLTLSGDEFLGWAIQAHSADNKPIGAFKPDSQSQTINCSGADNTLTHKKLKAPIKSLKIKWQAPEGHKGPVTFHATVVKNGGTFWVGKVKKDVSVA, encoded by the exons ATGTTTTACTTAATTGTTGTCGTTGCTGCCTTAGTTGCACCAGTTTGGTCAAACTCAGCTGGTGCACCAGTTgcagtctgtaaaaatggtctAGTACCTGAACATGGTGTTGGCGCACAATCTAGCTCACCACCTTACTCACTCTCCGGTGGCTCATCGGTGAAAGCTGGACAACAAATTGACCTAACCTTATCTGGTGATGAATTCCTTGGATGGGCTATTCAAGCACATTCTGCTGATAACAAACCAATTGGTGCTTTCAAACCTGACAGTCAGTCTCAGACAATCAACTGCTCTGGAGCTGAT aACACTTTGACTCATAAAAAACTTAAGGCACCCATCAAGTCACTTAAAATCAAATGGCAAGCACCAGAAGGCCACAAAGGACCAGTGACATTCCATGCCACAGTTGTTAAGAATGGTGGCACCTTCTGGGTGGGGAAAGTCAAAAAAGATGTTTCGGTAGCTTAA
- the LOC129913730 gene encoding transcription termination factor, mitochondrial, with amino-acid sequence MLRYLIKNFQKTLILTKSIPTESNPQFTNLFLRTLTTNLTTTTQNEEPTTSSTTTATTQNPLDTDEYIVPYPADRESRRKNNIYVLGALRKKFHLSEADIEKVLSDEAVQLSYREKFLTTSLEILINYGIVKQTFLECPWLITMQPKRLEVKLQELETMKLRDINDFAPLLRLNATRFKRLMISLKRESKYIPHGNRIYYISDKLNLPAFTVAKYLSKRLFILEMPFDTLDKNLHHMLNYNVSPWNIIRDLWAFRYTPKSVENRLERAKLAKKDKIMPWMVRCPENILQRSFQLSIDEDKILEGKDSAVAYVAERLGFSVPVTQAIMNKHPAVLKVRVPKIKEVLDYLLDEEGFTRHEVAQVPRILCHSLDTTKERIAELKSVGCRMSSLVIVCKSKREYAKFLNKWIDIRDKIELRKELENKN; translated from the exons ATGTTacgatatttaattaaaaattttcaaaaaactctaaTATTAACAAAGTCAATTCCCACTGAGTCCAATCCACaattcacaaatttatttttgcgtACTTTAACAACAAACCTAACAACCACCACACAAAACGAAGAACCAACAACTTCTTCCACCACCACAGCCACCACACAAAACCCTCTGGACACCGATGAATACATTGTTCCATATCCAGCCGACAGAGAATCACGTcgaaaaaacaatatttatgttttgGGAGCGTTACGTAAGAAATTCCACCTTTCCGAGGCAGATATCGAAAAAGTTCTATCCGATGAAGCGGTTCAATTGAGTTATAGGGAAAAATTTCTTACCACATCTCTAGAAATATTGATAAACTATGGAATTGTTAAACAAACATTTCTAGAATGTCCATGGCTTATTACAATGCAACCAA AACGCCTTGAAGTGAAACTTCAAGAACTAGAAACTATGAAACTTCGTGACATCAACGACTTTGCACCTCTCCTTCGATTGAATGCGACTCGTTTTAAAAGGCTAATGATATCACTTAAGCGTGAATCAAAGTATATTCCTCACGGCAATCGAATTTACTATATTAGCGACAAATTGAACTTGCCTGCATTCACAGTTGCCAAATATTTGTCGAAACGTTTATTTATTCTTGAAATGCCTTTTGATACATTGGACAAAAACCTTCACCATATGCTCAATTATAATGTTTCTCCATGGAATATAATTCGTGATCTTTGGGCTTTTCGTTATACACCGAAATCTGTTGAGAATCGACTTGAACGTGCAAAGCTTGCAAAAAAAGACAAGATTATGCCTTGGATGGTACGATGTCcagaaaatattttacaaag atCTTTTCAGTTATCGATTGACGAGGATAAAATACTCGAAGGCAAAGATTCAGCAGTTGCATATGTAGCTGAGAGATTAGGATTTTCAGTACCTGTGACCCAAGCTATTATGAACAAGCATCCGGCTGTTCTTAAAGTTCGAGTTCCAAAA ATAAAAGAAGTTTTGGACTATCTTCTTGATGAGGAAGGCTTCACCCGTCACGAAGTTGCCCAAGTTCCTCGTATCCTATGTCATAGTTTGGACACTACCAAAGAACGTATTGCAGAATTGAAATCAGTTGGCTGTCGAATGAGTTCTTTGGTTATTGTTTGTAAGAGCAAACGTGAATATGCCAAGTTTCTTAATAAGTGGATAGATATAAGAGATAAAATCGAACTTCGAAAAgaacttgaaaataaaaattga
- the LOC129916808 gene encoding uncharacterized protein LOC129916808 — protein MSDIQHNLFLPTCCNPCLICPTPATTETVNPVKLLKCLGCKLVLYCSTAHQKLDWPIHKRFCQAVGTLLAEHKINHLFAIAGPIRTKIDLSEVTVKIKYKLVTLLKRPLDYHEEELTSFPVMCCVCFSTKYNNLYQCKKCNAVSYCCPLHEEDYAPIHQTECLQLKLHYCKFKIDSNLIFNLKLKRKCKLFKSDLSKTMAHMFGIDLVSDPSESLVEYQKFSFASDFSCIATISYVAEYLKNYQKFGREFTLFIAGSKSDDIWFTPLHTEFFFVCFPDISHLNVIFIGPEIPNKHNNETTTILDNGRTLLRKFFQGTIEMYLEMSKNDLKPDMIVCFNCGFSENPRTDGPSESWYKGLQQLIDLPDVPILFTSYTSLEADSDLRALEKVVEDRKDNLYRLQEIIGKQQNPYRDMRPLRNWQSNDIESIFYRNGYIHVVKIIYQN, from the exons atgag CGACATACAACACAATCTATTTCTACCCACTTGTTGCAATCCCTGTTTGATTTGCCCAACACCCGCTACAACTGAAACCGTTAACCcagtaaaactattaaaatgtCTCGGTTGTAAATTAGTTCTCTACTGCTCCACAGCCCATCAAAAACTCGATTGGCCCATTCACAAAAGATTCTGCCAAGCCGTTGGCACTTTACTAGCCGAACACAAAAtcaatcatttatttgcaattgCTGGACCAATACGAACAAAAATTGACCTTAGCGAAGTTAcagttaaaattaaatacaaacttGTAACGCTCCTCAAGCGACCACTTGATTACCATGAAGAAGAACTCACATCATTCCCTGTTATGTGCTGTGTATGCTTTTCAACTAAATACAATAATTTGTACCAATGCAAAAAATGTAATGCTGTAAGCTATTGTTGTCCATTGCATGAAGAAGACTATGCTCCAATTCATCAGACAGAATGTCTTCAACTCAAATTACACTATTGTAAGTTTAAAATTGATTcgaatttgatttttaatctaaaattgAAGAGAAAATGTAAACTTTTTAAATCTGATTTGTCAAAGACAATGGCTCACATGTTTGGCATTGACTTGGTTTCCGATCCAAGCGAGAGTCTTGTTGAGTATCAGAAATTCTCGTTTGCATCGGATTTCTCTTGCATAGCAACCATTTCGTATGTAGCAGAATATTTGAAAAACTATCAGAAATTCGGTCGGGAATTCACTTTGTTTATAGCTGGATCGAAATCAGATGATATCTGGTTTACTCCGCTTCACACAGAGTTCTTCTTTGTCTGCTTTCCTGATATCTCTCATTTAAATGTCATATTTATTGGCCCTGAAATTCCAAATAAACATAATAATGAAACAACTACAATACTCGATAATGGAAGAACacttttaagaaaattctttCAGGGAACAATTGAAATGTATTTGGAAATGAGTAAAAATGACTTGAAACCGGATATGATTGTATGTTTCAACTGTGGATTTTCGGAAAATCCACGAACAGATGGGCCAAGTGAATCTTGGTATAAGGGACTTCAACAATTGATTGATCTACCTGATGTACCAATTTTGTTTACATCATATACAAGTTTGGAGGCTGATAGTGACTTGAGAGCTTTGGAAAAAGTGGTCGAGGATAGGAAGGACAATCTTTATCGGTTACAGGAAATTATTGGGAAACAACAAAATCCTTACAGAGATATGAGACCGCTTCGAAATTGGCAATCCAATGACATAGAGAGTATATTCTATCGTAATGGATATATTCATGTTgtgaaaattatttatcaaaattaa
- the LOC129916807 gene encoding non-lysosomal glucosylceramidase isoform X1, with amino-acid sequence MDIESGANDDLKNQVTAIPKYGLKLTFNHVYPEKRNQNIRPTIKQSIPFIPLVCRYASYYWKCSREGRRVIMDYYYTETGKQIYGVPLGGIGGGTIGRGYAGEFCRFQMRPGMYEYNVVHADQFIVTIKDEKDKTIFHSLLSHYSLPKSPMKYCSRPKSPLNSWENNLDPAKCNYTGLYPRAWSEIDLSEYGVKLICRQVSPVIPHEYKESSVPCAVFVWQVINVGDKERKVTIAFTFKNGTGNKKQDADGCPESAFFSEGQTKGISIKQKLHDMPLTYSLGCRILPEVNITRCTQFDPTGNGEKLWMELARTGQLGDKVLDENLKNKDLGVGICSQVLIRPNSSHDLEFVLAWDMPNIKFPKKINTHSRYYTKYFGDDGEAGPKICDYAIKNYSNWEKLIDAWQKPILDDEGLPDWYKSAIFNELYFISDGGSIWLKCDASFGKELEYDDPRLAYGRFGYLEGHEYRMYNTYDVHFYASHALSHLWPNLQVSIQYDFRDSITAELLESRKCLYDGKSPPRKIQNSVPHDLGDPEEEPFTLINCYNIHDVNDWKDLNTKFVLQVYRDYYVLNEIAQAQTDNASKFSSIEFIDKDSLYEMYMQDNKRKNSAEEKQNHRKSASMYINETNGKVYLMDSIAYLKAMYPACKSIMEKTMEWDKDNDGLIENQKMPDQTYDSWVMEGPSAYCGGLWLAALQCISAIATLLDQPNDCLRYQEILEKGKKSIDEKLWNGSFYKFDMSNRETIMADQLCGHWYLNTCGFDYEIYPKENVRSALSVIYKNNVKSFCDGNIGAVNGFIPSTDPEKPGHVDSITIQSEEVWTGVTYALAATMIQEGMFEEAFITAGGMYKTISEKIGMNFETPEALYGEKKYRAIGYMRPLSIWSMQVAWERRKALRD; translated from the exons ATGGATATCGAAAGTGGTGCTAATGATGATCTAAAGAACCAAGTGACCGCCATTCCAAAATATGGCTTAAAGCTGACTTTCAATCATGTCTATCCGGAGAAGAGGAATCAGAATATAAGGCCAACAATAAAGCAATCGATTCCATTTATTCCTTTGGTTTGTCG ATATGCATCTTACTATTGGAAATGTTCTCGCGAAGGACGTCGTGTCATCATGGATTACTATTATACGGAAACAGGTAAACAAATTTATGGTGTACCATTGGGTGGCATTGGGGGTGGTACTATTGGACGTGGATATGCTGGGGAATTTTGCCGCTTCCAGATGCGACCAGGAATGTATGAATACAATGTTGTTCATGCAGATCAATTTATTGTCACAATCAAGGACGAAAAGGATAAAACGATTTTCCATAGTTTACTATCGCATTACAG tctacctAAGAGTCCAATGAAATATTGCAGCCGACCAAAGTCTCCACTAAACTCATGGGAAAATAACCTTGATCCTGCAAAAtgcaattacactggtctgtaTCCGAGAGCCTGGTCAGAAATCGATTTGTCAGAGTATGGTGTTAAGCTAATTTGCCGACAGGTGTCGCCAGTGATACCACACGAATACAAAGAATCGAGTGTACCATGTGCTGTATTTGTATGGCAGGTGATAAATGTTGGCGATAAAGAACGCAAAGTCACCATAgcttttacatttaaaaatggaACTGGCAATAAGAAACAAGATGCCGACGGATGTCCCGAGAGTGCTTTCTTTTCCGAAGGACAAACCAAAGGAATTTCAATTAAACAGAAATTACATGACATGCCACTTACATATAGCTTAGGTTGTCGTATATTGCCAGAGGTTAATATCACTAGGTGCACTCAGTTTGATCCGACAGGAAATGGTGAGAAATTATGGATGGAATTGGCTAGAACTGGACAACTGGGTGATAAGGTTCTTGATGAAAATCTTAAAA ataaagATCTCGGAGTAGGTATTTGCTCCCAAGTTCTTATTCGACCAAATTCTAGTCATGATTTAGAATTTGTTCTCGCCTGGGATAtgccaaatattaaatttccaaaaaaaatcaacacacACTCCCGGTATtataccaaatattttggtgatGATGGTGAGGCTGGACCTAAGATTTGTGATTatgcaattaaaaattactcGAATTGGGAAAAACTTATTGATGCATGGCAAAAACCTATATTGGATGATga aggaCTTCCTGATTGGTACAAAAGTgcaatatttaatgaattatattttatttcggatGGCGGAAGCATATGGCTTAAATGTGATGCTTCTTTTGGCAAGGAGTTAGAATATGATGATCCAAG ATTAGCATATGGTCGTTTTGGTTATCTTGAAGGACATGAATATCGAATGTACAATACATATGATGTGCATTTTTATGCATCGCATGCTCTTTCACATTTATGGCCTAACTTACAA GTTAGTATTCAATATGATTTTCGTGATTCAATCACTGCTGAACTACTCGAATCAAGAAAATGTCTATACGATGGCAAAAGTCCACcgagaaaaatacaaaattctgttccTCATGATTTGGGTGATCCCGAAGAGGAACCATTTACATTGATTAATTGTTATAACATTCATGATGTTAACGACTGGAAAGACTTGAATACGAAATTTGTTTTGCAAGTTTATCGAGATTATTATGTTTTGAATGAAATAGCTCAAGCACAAACCGATAATGCAAGTAAATTTAGTTCGATTGAGTTTATAGACAAGGATAGTTTGTATGAGATGTATATGCAAGATAATAAGCGAAAAAATTCAGCAGAAGAGAAAC aaaaccaTAGAAAGTCAGCTTCAATGTATATAAACGAGACAAATGGAAAGGTCTATCTCATGGATTCGATTGCCTACTTGAAAGCTATGTATCCAGCTTGTAAGTCGATTATGGAAAAAACTATGGAATGGGATAAGGATAATGATGGCTTgattgaaaaccaaaaaatgccCGATCAGACTTATGACAGTTGGGTTATGGAGGGACCAag tgCTTATTGTGGAGGTTTATGGTTGGCAGCTTTGCAATGCATCTCAGCAATTGCAACACTTCTCGATCAACCAAATGATTGTTTGAGATATCAAGAGATTCTCGAAAAAGGCAAGAAGTCAATTGATGAAAAATTGTGGAATGGAAGTTTTTATAAATTCGACATGTCGAATAGGGAAACAATTATGGCCGATCAGCTTTGTGGGCATTGGTACCTGAATACTTGTGGATTTGATTATGag ATTTATCCAAAAGAAAATGTTCGCTCAGCACTTtctgttatttataaaaataatgtgAAGAGTTTCTGTGATGGTAATATTGGTGCTGTCAATGGTTTCATTCCAAGTACTGATCCAGAAAAGCCTGGTCATGTTGATTCAATAACAATACAAAGTGAAGAAGTATGGACAGGTGTCACGTATGCTTTGGCTGCAACAATGATTCAAGAGGGAATGTTTGAAGAAGCTTTTATAACTGCTGGTGGAATGTACAAGACAATTTCTGAAAAAATCGGTATGAACTTTGAAACACCAGAGGCACTTTATGGTGAGAAGAAATATCGAGCAATTGGCTATATGCGACCATTGAGTATTTGGTCAATGCAAGTTGCTTGGGAACGACGCAAGGCATTGAGAGATTAA
- the LOC129916807 gene encoding non-lysosomal glucosylceramidase isoform X2, with product MDIESGANDDLKNQVTAIPKYGLKLTFNHVYPEKRNQNIRPTIKQSIPFIPLVCRYASYYWKCSREGRRVIMDYYYTETGKQIYGVPLGGIGGGTIGRGYAGEFCRFQMRPGMYEYNVVHADQFIVTIKDEKDKTIFHSLLSHYSRPKSPLNSWENNLDPAKCNYTGLYPRAWSEIDLSEYGVKLICRQVSPVIPHEYKESSVPCAVFVWQVINVGDKERKVTIAFTFKNGTGNKKQDADGCPESAFFSEGQTKGISIKQKLHDMPLTYSLGCRILPEVNITRCTQFDPTGNGEKLWMELARTGQLGDKVLDENLKNKDLGVGICSQVLIRPNSSHDLEFVLAWDMPNIKFPKKINTHSRYYTKYFGDDGEAGPKICDYAIKNYSNWEKLIDAWQKPILDDEGLPDWYKSAIFNELYFISDGGSIWLKCDASFGKELEYDDPRLAYGRFGYLEGHEYRMYNTYDVHFYASHALSHLWPNLQVSIQYDFRDSITAELLESRKCLYDGKSPPRKIQNSVPHDLGDPEEEPFTLINCYNIHDVNDWKDLNTKFVLQVYRDYYVLNEIAQAQTDNASKFSSIEFIDKDSLYEMYMQDNKRKNSAEEKQNHRKSASMYINETNGKVYLMDSIAYLKAMYPACKSIMEKTMEWDKDNDGLIENQKMPDQTYDSWVMEGPSAYCGGLWLAALQCISAIATLLDQPNDCLRYQEILEKGKKSIDEKLWNGSFYKFDMSNRETIMADQLCGHWYLNTCGFDYEIYPKENVRSALSVIYKNNVKSFCDGNIGAVNGFIPSTDPEKPGHVDSITIQSEEVWTGVTYALAATMIQEGMFEEAFITAGGMYKTISEKIGMNFETPEALYGEKKYRAIGYMRPLSIWSMQVAWERRKALRD from the exons ATGGATATCGAAAGTGGTGCTAATGATGATCTAAAGAACCAAGTGACCGCCATTCCAAAATATGGCTTAAAGCTGACTTTCAATCATGTCTATCCGGAGAAGAGGAATCAGAATATAAGGCCAACAATAAAGCAATCGATTCCATTTATTCCTTTGGTTTGTCG ATATGCATCTTACTATTGGAAATGTTCTCGCGAAGGACGTCGTGTCATCATGGATTACTATTATACGGAAACAGGTAAACAAATTTATGGTGTACCATTGGGTGGCATTGGGGGTGGTACTATTGGACGTGGATATGCTGGGGAATTTTGCCGCTTCCAGATGCGACCAGGAATGTATGAATACAATGTTGTTCATGCAGATCAATTTATTGTCACAATCAAGGACGAAAAGGATAAAACGATTTTCCATAGTTTACTATCGCATTACAG CCGACCAAAGTCTCCACTAAACTCATGGGAAAATAACCTTGATCCTGCAAAAtgcaattacactggtctgtaTCCGAGAGCCTGGTCAGAAATCGATTTGTCAGAGTATGGTGTTAAGCTAATTTGCCGACAGGTGTCGCCAGTGATACCACACGAATACAAAGAATCGAGTGTACCATGTGCTGTATTTGTATGGCAGGTGATAAATGTTGGCGATAAAGAACGCAAAGTCACCATAgcttttacatttaaaaatggaACTGGCAATAAGAAACAAGATGCCGACGGATGTCCCGAGAGTGCTTTCTTTTCCGAAGGACAAACCAAAGGAATTTCAATTAAACAGAAATTACATGACATGCCACTTACATATAGCTTAGGTTGTCGTATATTGCCAGAGGTTAATATCACTAGGTGCACTCAGTTTGATCCGACAGGAAATGGTGAGAAATTATGGATGGAATTGGCTAGAACTGGACAACTGGGTGATAAGGTTCTTGATGAAAATCTTAAAA ataaagATCTCGGAGTAGGTATTTGCTCCCAAGTTCTTATTCGACCAAATTCTAGTCATGATTTAGAATTTGTTCTCGCCTGGGATAtgccaaatattaaatttccaaaaaaaatcaacacacACTCCCGGTATtataccaaatattttggtgatGATGGTGAGGCTGGACCTAAGATTTGTGATTatgcaattaaaaattactcGAATTGGGAAAAACTTATTGATGCATGGCAAAAACCTATATTGGATGATga aggaCTTCCTGATTGGTACAAAAGTgcaatatttaatgaattatattttatttcggatGGCGGAAGCATATGGCTTAAATGTGATGCTTCTTTTGGCAAGGAGTTAGAATATGATGATCCAAG ATTAGCATATGGTCGTTTTGGTTATCTTGAAGGACATGAATATCGAATGTACAATACATATGATGTGCATTTTTATGCATCGCATGCTCTTTCACATTTATGGCCTAACTTACAA GTTAGTATTCAATATGATTTTCGTGATTCAATCACTGCTGAACTACTCGAATCAAGAAAATGTCTATACGATGGCAAAAGTCCACcgagaaaaatacaaaattctgttccTCATGATTTGGGTGATCCCGAAGAGGAACCATTTACATTGATTAATTGTTATAACATTCATGATGTTAACGACTGGAAAGACTTGAATACGAAATTTGTTTTGCAAGTTTATCGAGATTATTATGTTTTGAATGAAATAGCTCAAGCACAAACCGATAATGCAAGTAAATTTAGTTCGATTGAGTTTATAGACAAGGATAGTTTGTATGAGATGTATATGCAAGATAATAAGCGAAAAAATTCAGCAGAAGAGAAAC aaaaccaTAGAAAGTCAGCTTCAATGTATATAAACGAGACAAATGGAAAGGTCTATCTCATGGATTCGATTGCCTACTTGAAAGCTATGTATCCAGCTTGTAAGTCGATTATGGAAAAAACTATGGAATGGGATAAGGATAATGATGGCTTgattgaaaaccaaaaaatgccCGATCAGACTTATGACAGTTGGGTTATGGAGGGACCAag tgCTTATTGTGGAGGTTTATGGTTGGCAGCTTTGCAATGCATCTCAGCAATTGCAACACTTCTCGATCAACCAAATGATTGTTTGAGATATCAAGAGATTCTCGAAAAAGGCAAGAAGTCAATTGATGAAAAATTGTGGAATGGAAGTTTTTATAAATTCGACATGTCGAATAGGGAAACAATTATGGCCGATCAGCTTTGTGGGCATTGGTACCTGAATACTTGTGGATTTGATTATGag ATTTATCCAAAAGAAAATGTTCGCTCAGCACTTtctgttatttataaaaataatgtgAAGAGTTTCTGTGATGGTAATATTGGTGCTGTCAATGGTTTCATTCCAAGTACTGATCCAGAAAAGCCTGGTCATGTTGATTCAATAACAATACAAAGTGAAGAAGTATGGACAGGTGTCACGTATGCTTTGGCTGCAACAATGATTCAAGAGGGAATGTTTGAAGAAGCTTTTATAACTGCTGGTGGAATGTACAAGACAATTTCTGAAAAAATCGGTATGAACTTTGAAACACCAGAGGCACTTTATGGTGAGAAGAAATATCGAGCAATTGGCTATATGCGACCATTGAGTATTTGGTCAATGCAAGTTGCTTGGGAACGACGCAAGGCATTGAGAGATTAA